ACGTTGTGACAAAAGGAGCAATACAGACTGCAGACAGAAGTAAGGATCTGTTCATAGAATTAACAAGAGAAAGATGGGGAAAGGACCATTAATGGCAACACTGATTTTACACTGGATAAAGAAAAAGTAGCTTAAACTGAGACATATTCAAGTATTACACATCTGATTATCTCTGAGAGTTGTCAGAGTTGTCTTTTTTGACTCCTAAGATACATTGCAGCATTTAACCTCAGTATCCAAAATTGTCCTGAATACTactttaatcagaaaaaaaattaatgctggTGATCCCAAGAATGCTGGCTACTATGAGTAGGTGAACATCTTGCACAGCAGACACTCCAAGCTGAGATCTGTTATTACAGTAATGGGATACTGTACATCTAGCTTTACCAGATGTTTTAGTGCTCAGTTTGGTTAAGGAATACCCACAACATCAGCAGAGATTTCATCTATTCACAATTgatgaggaaaagcaaaataaaaaattgttattGAATACCACTTTGTCAGGAACAAGGGggggcagaaaaggaaagaaaaaacagatgtgAACTGGAAGCCATATCAGTTTTCTGGAAATACTGGAGTCCCGGATACTGCAGGCAGAGCTAGAGAGACTCCAGTGCCACAGAGTTGCCTTCCAAGCTTTGGACAAATAATGGCTGCAGACACACATTCTTCACCTGAACTACAattcattttgattttactATTTCTTCAACAGCACAAGCAACACAAATAATGTTACATAAAGTTGAAATTCCAGGGGAGATACAATtttaagaacaacaacaacaacaagttAAATTTGGAGGGTTTCTTTTCCCCCCAAAGAATGGAAATCTTCAGCCTTAAATGGATGTAAATGGTGACAGTGCAGAAGAAGCCTGGGCTAagtaacaaaatgtatttttatgctGTCAGGACACCATGATTTTATATACCATGTGCCCATATGGTACTTTACATACAATTTGTAATCCTTTCAATTAGCACTGATAGTGTAAAGCAGTTATTTAAAGCAACCCATACGGCATCTTCCAGtgtaaaataaatcatagaatggcttcggttggagaagaccttaaagacacccagttccaaccccgtgccatgggcagggctgcccgtCCAGCTCAGGATGtccaaggccccatccagcctggccttgaacgcctccagagACGAAGCACCCACTacctctgggcaatctgttccagcacctcaccacactgactgaaagaatttcttctggacatctaacctaaatcatccctcttctagtttaaagccattaccccTTTTCTGACTGCTATCAGAATGTAAAAAGGCAGTCCCTTCCTGCTTACAAGCTCCCTTTAAagactaaaaaaataataaaaaaaaaaaaatcacactgagttctccccagagcctcctccaACCTAAACAAGATTAACTCCCTCAGCTCTTCTTCATAGGACAGGTGCTCTCTAACTCCCCAATACCAGACAGGCTTCCAGTTGGGCAATTCAGATGGCTATACAAATCTCCCAGAAGGCTGGGGAGAAACAGTCTCCACCCAGGAGGTGTTCACAGCCTCAGAGAAACAGACTCCATGTTCCAGCTACACAATGCATCTATCATAGGACTGGTACAAGGAGTCCCAGTCTCTCCACGTAAAATGTCAGTGTGAAGGGTTACTTCTGAGATGTTGGGGAACATTACCCAGATTACTGTTGTCTTTTGAGGCCCAGCAGATGCAGTAGTGCTGCATTAGTTGTTCAAAGAGTTCTTTTTCATCCAAGAATTCAAGTTCTTCTattctatggaaataaaataaaacttgtgaTTAAACTGAAGTCTCAGTGTAGTTTATAATGTACACTTCTTCACTCTTACAGCATGAAAGATATAATTCAGAGTAGTTATCTTTGCAGTAAATTAATACAGATATTTGTCCATAATGATGATACCATCACTCCTAACCTTTGTTGCCAATGTACAAGACAAATGAtcaaaaaaggtatttttaaacTTCCACACACAGAAATTTAATGTTTCAGGATTAAAATGTGTAATTTCTCAGGAATATCAGTGTTTTTCCTCAAAGCCTTTTTACTCAATACACCTGGTCTTGCTGGACTTATGTAGCACAGCCTACGAGAAGGAGATTTATCTCAAGCAAAGGATTAACAGCTAACAGCAGAAGATAGTATTTTCTCCAGACAATCACAACAAGTCCATATCATGTCTCGGTGAGTGATGGGTACACCAGTGCAGTTCCTAACAACTCTCCCACATGAGCTCATGACAAAGCACAAACCAAATGGTGCATACAAAatgtgaggattttttttcctaaaatggtCCCTACCAAAGATTCTTGAAGTAAGATCTTTTTTGAAGTAAGATCTTGTGTTTTCCACTTCGCCCAAGCGAGAAAACTTCTCTCAAGCTGTCCTTGTTCAAAAAAGTTTAATATGGCATATTCTGCTCTCACTTCAGATTACATGAATatcaaaagcatttatttttcttggtaGAAATTTAGAATGGCTGCTAGTGAGGATTAAATGTGACTGAGGGGAGGCTGTTCCTAAATACACTTACCGAGGTGCACGTGCTGCAGAACTGTAGGTAAAGATTCTTATAAACTGAAAGTATTATTTGCCATGTATTAATACTGAGGAACAGTTTACATAACTTACTCATTGGCACCTGGATCAAGAGGAAAGAGCTAAACTGATACAACAGtcaaaaacactgtaaaaaagTACAAACTACATCTTTCCAGAAGCACCATCTGGCACAAGCTCAGTCATCATTCCTATTTAAACAACCTATGATTTTCAGTCTCACCTGCTCAGTCCCATGCTTTCAGCAATCCACATATATGAATGTTAATGAATTACTTGTAGCAACTCACACTTCATATTACATACCTAAAGTTAATAACATAATGCCAGGCACACCTTTCTGTTGCTCTTTGCTTGCATTGTACACAGGTCCTAGCAATAAATTACCATGGCTTGTTACCTAAATCCTCTGTCGGGGAAGGGGAAGAACAAATGCAGCCATTTTCTTCTGACTTGTAGTAGAAGGAACACAAGGCAAGTAATCTTATGTATGCCTACAAGACTGGAGCAAACACACAGATGTCGTCTCCACCTTGAGAACATGAAGAATGGATGCCTGCTCTATCCTAAGGCCCCATCCCACCCATTTAGTGTTGTTGAGGCTGGATGTCcatcacagaaaacacaagcatTCTCCTTAAGGTTCTGCAAAAACTTCAAGCTCAAACATATTCTGCCAAGCTAGTAGCACCTACATGAAGCTTCTCCTCTGATATGCGAGATAATCCCATACTAAGTATTGACAAGAGCAATCTTGGAAATGGTGTCTGAAGATGACTATTGACTGCAAGCAAGCTATCAGCAATACCTTTTGACATCAGCCTGTGGCAAGAAGCTGTACACTTTCATCATATCAATGGCATGTGCATTTTCCCATCCATTTAACAGCAATCGttccttctgcaaaataaaCGAGGAGTGTTTACAGAAGACACGAGGaagacacagcagaaaacagttcTTCCCCTAAGGATTCTGTAGGGCAACTACTTGACCTGTTAGAGAAGACTATAACTGCTCTTCATATAAGCATTTGCTGCAAACCTCTACTGAGGCATGGCAGTGGGTTAGATGGAGATGCACTCTGATCTACTGCAGCTTTTGTACAACTGCAGAAACTAAGTGGTATTCAGCAAGCATGACATTAACAGCAGGGAACTGTTATACTGTGGTCAGGAAAGgatttcacagaatggcttaagttggaggggaccttaaaaaCCATCCAGTAGGTAAATCATTTCCAGTAGGTAGCAGCTGCCCCAGACCTGCTTCAGTCACTGCTCTGGGCCTTACAGTGCACACACTGCATTATCAGATTCATCTGTTCTCATATCAAACAGGCAGAGCTGCGCACCCTATTACCTGAGATTCTAAGGATCTGCAGACTTCCACTCCAGCCAGGTTACACTGTCGTCTCTGCAAGTTCTCAATCATGATCTGTCCGAACCGATCTGCCATGTTCACCTCAGGTAGAGAATGAGACAAAAGTGTTCCGCCTTCCGAAAAGAACATCATCGCAGTGAAAAGCAGTAACTTGGTTAAACTCTCTAGTTGTCTGTCATAAAATGTACAGGATAACTTATAACAATTACATTCTTACATTGGGTCTCATTCCACACTGGCACACCCTCCTCAGCTACACCACATTTACAAGTCAAGTGCTTTTTTGATGATGGCAATGTATGTCTCTTTCAGGCACATGGACTATGCACCGAAAACTGACTCTGCTTTAAGTTGTTTATGACTCACATGAGCTCTCTGGTAGTAATTTATAACATGGAAGTTATATATAACATGGAAGTCCTGTTCCTCACTTCTGGAACCCCCCAGATTCCCTCAGCAATATTGACATTGATTGAATTTTTGCTCTACTAATTCTCTAATGCTACAAACTCACAGGCAACATGCAGCATTGCTTCATCTACCAGTCTTATCTAAACCAATATTCTATAGCTCACCCACATAAGGATTAAGCCTAACTGTTTTGGTTCAGTATAGTTTAGCAAATCATCCTTCAGAACAGACATATTCTTTGCAATGAGATAACAGATCTACAAGATAAAACCCATTACCAAAGAACTTCAGCAGAACCTGTTGTCTGTAGAAAAGAATATGGCCTATTCTTACTTTACAAACACAATTCCCACTTCTGAGAGCAATTTTTATGTCAATAATGCAGttcagaaatgccatttttgtTTTACCTGCTCATAATTTATAAACATCGCCACTGGAAAAGTGCTCGCCGCCCACTGTAAAAGATTTGCAGATTGTTGTGGAGTCATGTAAACCAGCACACACTCTGCTACCAGAAGTGTTGGCAAACttcaaaatagagaaaaaagagaactaTTTGTAGCAAAAGAATAAGAATCTTAAGCAGGCAATTCATGCTCCCCAAAATTCTTAACAGAGCTCTGCTATTATGAACCTGACACTTCAGAATGAATGAAATCACTTTGTTAAGTTGACAAGAAATGAGTTTTCTGGCAGCTGACAAATTAATTACAGGGGCCTCCCCTGGTTCCAGAATGGAGATGTTAGGAAACTCTCCTTTCAGTTAGATGTGCAACATGCTGAAGAAGTATCCTTTAAGCCACCTCTGAGCTGGGACGGCATGAACCATAGCAcacattaaaattcattttgggGTGAACCATACTCTGCATACACACAGTCCATTCTATTTTAAGAGATTAGTAAAACTAGGAATAAAGTACggacaaaaaaagatttttaaaaaagttctAAGAATTATAATTAGACAAATTGGTTCCATGTAAGTAAGAAGAGTGACACGTACTATTATCTAACAAAATGCAATCTACACTTTGCACTTTGTCTCTTCCCCCTCCATCcacaaaaaaagcccaacacaTCACCAAAATAGACAGCTACATGAGTAATTTTGCTCAGAATTGGagagttttcttttaattgggaaaaagaaaagtcgCTAGAAGCAGGAGAACCTCCTCAAGGAACAGCAATATAAACAAGGCGAgatttcagaagatgaaaatgtaaaGATTTAAATGGCAGTTTGATGCATTCTGCTTTCCCATATGCTCTCTCCCACCCAGCCAGATAGCcactatttatatatattatatttgaaaagtatGTCCATCATCTGCTTTAAAAACTTACATCCTGCCACTTCTAGAAGCCTAATGCTTGAACAGCAAAATGTCAAACGTTAGCTTCCAGAGTTAGGTTCCCAAAGGATTCCATAGCAATCTCTTTCCCAAAAGGTCTAGGGAACAGTACAGGCTTTAAGCAGAGGCAATATAAAATGATTACAAAGACAAAATTCTAAAATGATTTAATACTGACAGAATTAGTCTTCATTTTACCAGCTAATGCTCCCAGAAATCCTGACTCACACACCTAGAACAACAGTGGTGGAAAACATCGACTGATCGAGGTACTCCCATTAGTCAGCATTAAAAGACTCCACTCCTCAGAAAAAGTTCATGACATACTGATACACAGGTGACAAAAAAGCAGTGTGCAGGATGGACTGCAGAagcaccagccctgcagcagcagctttggctCAGTCA
This window of the Lagopus muta isolate bLagMut1 chromosome 15, bLagMut1 primary, whole genome shotgun sequence genome carries:
- the LCMT1 gene encoding leucine carboxyl methyltransferase 1 isoform X2: MDEDSTSYYARVQGVSYLLEAFLKKTECNCQIVNLGAGMDTLFWRLKDENLLPRKYFEVDFPMIVARKIHNIKSKPPLSKPIIETHSGDSLLIDSHSLDSSRYSIVGADLRFSSDLEEKLKKHKLDVHLPTLLVAECVLVYMTPQQSANLLQWAASTFPVAMFINYEQVNMADRFGQIMIENLQRRQCNLAGVEVCRSLESQKERLLLNGWENAHAIDMMKVYSFLPQADVKRIEELEFLDEKELFEQLMQHYCICWASKDNSNLGLADITF